One window of the Candidatus Syntrophosphaera sp. genome contains the following:
- a CDS encoding bifunctional metallophosphatase/5'-nucleotidase, translating to MKKTILLAALCLALTAGLSASDLRLDIMFSNDVHGGIDRAQATFMNPDFPPQLGGGASAATLIKQVRSLGGKDRASLLLDAGDFFQGRPVGSVTKGKAVIDFMNAIGYDAMTVGNHEFDILQVDLQETLKDAEFPILSCNIVDTRTGELLPYVQPYIVLERLGVRIGIIGFTTTDTEKMSFPENIRNVGFLDEKEALSKYVDIVRNQEKVDIVIVLGHAGLPYEIESTYLNRYDAKGNPVAERRYAAWGWDAQEIAREVPGIDLFIGGHMHRGIPKPWIDPYTHTMVIQGYAYGSNLGWITLKIDPETKTISGYESPALREGSMITLFEDQFIPDPELSETIEAQVAIAEEGMDEIIGYSAVHLSRTNVDAQSLMGNTITDAMRAEVNADFAFLNLGGVRADIKSGPVTYRDVFQVMPFDNMVVSFTCTGEFLRRIIETRVEGSRHGLVVSGVNVVYSKKRPNFDRVTSLRIGGEPWDPNKIYTCVTTDFLLQGNAGLTLLTQVPPEDVIQHQINLRDAIVNYFKNNSPVRTKIDDRWDRNDNAKPTPEMLQ from the coding sequence ATGAAAAAGACCATTCTACTCGCGGCGCTGTGCCTGGCTTTGACGGCCGGACTGAGCGCCAGTGACCTGAGGCTGGACATCATGTTTTCCAACGATGTCCATGGCGGCATCGACCGCGCCCAGGCCACTTTCATGAACCCGGATTTCCCGCCCCAGCTTGGAGGCGGAGCTTCCGCGGCCACCCTGATCAAGCAAGTCCGCTCCCTGGGCGGAAAAGACCGCGCCTCCTTGCTCCTGGACGCGGGCGATTTCTTCCAGGGCCGTCCCGTCGGCTCTGTCACCAAAGGCAAAGCGGTGATCGATTTCATGAACGCCATCGGCTACGACGCCATGACGGTCGGCAACCACGAATTTGACATCCTCCAGGTCGATCTGCAGGAAACCCTCAAGGACGCGGAATTTCCCATCCTTTCCTGCAACATCGTCGACACCCGCACCGGAGAATTGCTGCCCTATGTCCAGCCCTACATCGTCCTGGAGCGATTGGGCGTGCGCATCGGCATCATCGGCTTCACCACCACGGACACCGAAAAGATGAGCTTTCCGGAAAATATCAGGAACGTGGGCTTTCTGGACGAAAAGGAGGCCCTCTCCAAATATGTGGATATCGTCCGCAACCAGGAAAAGGTGGACATCGTGATCGTCCTCGGCCATGCCGGGCTGCCTTACGAGATCGAATCGACCTATCTCAACCGCTACGATGCCAAGGGAAATCCTGTTGCCGAGAGGCGCTACGCCGCCTGGGGCTGGGACGCCCAGGAGATCGCCCGCGAAGTGCCGGGCATCGACCTCTTCATCGGCGGCCACATGCACCGCGGCATTCCCAAGCCCTGGATCGACCCTTACACCCACACCATGGTCATCCAAGGCTATGCCTACGGCTCCAACCTCGGCTGGATCACCCTCAAGATCGATCCTGAGACCAAGACCATCAGCGGCTATGAGTCTCCCGCCCTGCGCGAAGGGAGCATGATCACCCTGTTTGAGGACCAGTTCATTCCCGATCCCGAACTTTCGGAAACCATCGAAGCCCAGGTCGCCATCGCCGAGGAAGGCATGGATGAGATCATCGGCTACTCCGCAGTCCATCTCTCCCGTACCAATGTGGACGCCCAAAGCCTGATGGGCAACACGATCACGGACGCCATGCGCGCCGAGGTCAATGCCGATTTCGCCTTTCTCAATCTGGGCGGCGTGCGCGCGGACATCAAGAGCGGGCCCGTCACCTACCGCGACGTATTCCAGGTCATGCCTTTCGACAACATGGTCGTCAGCTTCACATGCACCGGAGAGTTCCTCCGCCGCATCATCGAAACCCGCGTGGAAGGCTCACGCCACGGTTTGGTCGTCTCCGGCGTCAACGTCGTCTATTCCAAGAAACGGCCCAATTTCGACCGGGTGACGTCTCTGCGCATCGGTGGCGAACCCTGGGACCCCAACAAGATCTACACCTGCGTCACCACAGACTTCCTGCTGCAGGGAAATGCCGGCCTAACCCTGTTGACCCAGGTCCCGCCGGAGGACGTCATCCAGCACCAGATCAACCTGCGTGACGCGATCGTGAACTATTTCAAGAACAACAGCCCGGTCCGCACCAAGATCGACGACCGCTGGGACCGCAACGACAACGCAAAACCCACCCCGGAGATGCTCCAATGA
- a CDS encoding NAD(P)H-dependent oxidoreductase, whose product MNVSILICSHSGNTLKLGEQVSDILMQAGHQVNLTTLASEPRLDPKKPTPAKDFKITNLPDLSGADIVLVGGPVWGFRPCPLLIKAMDSLGGRLTGKKVLTFVTHSFPWAWMTGNSSLNSLRRLAANAGAQVAGGVVLSGAGRRNMDSYAATARKIAALVK is encoded by the coding sequence ATGAACGTATCCATCCTCATCTGCTCCCATTCCGGCAACACCCTCAAACTGGGCGAACAGGTCAGCGACATCCTGATGCAGGCCGGGCATCAGGTGAACCTCACAACCCTTGCTTCCGAGCCGCGTCTTGACCCCAAGAAACCGACTCCGGCAAAGGATTTCAAGATCACCAATCTGCCGGACCTCAGCGGCGCGGACATCGTGCTGGTGGGCGGCCCGGTCTGGGGCTTCAGGCCCTGTCCGCTGTTGATCAAGGCCATGGACAGCCTGGGCGGAAGGCTCACAGGCAAAAAGGTCCTGACTTTCGTCACCCATTCTTTCCCCTGGGCCTGGATGACAGGCAACTCCTCGCTGAACTCCTTGCGCCGCCTGGCAGCGAACGCCGGGGCCCAAGTCGCTGGCGGAGTGGTGCTTTCGGGCGCTGGCAGAAGAAACATGGATTCCTATGCCGCCACCGCGCGCAAGATAGCCGCCCTGGTCAAATAA
- a CDS encoding helix-hairpin-helix domain-containing protein, with translation MKKLLVLLFVLLCLGQIAAKVDLNTATLSELLQLPLTERQARDILEYRTHIAIFGSIYDLRQIPSIDQRTLLSIRDLVVVSLYVEEDAVAARREEIRDLLERLDSNEGASEGMADVWEDYLMTPHNVNRMLFDDFISLPNVSAIDAVGILKRVAKGDTIADMRDLRNTVGLSYYGYTNLRSYVYYREPPVSDRIMWDAKLQYYTRYWEEGQHDMFRESFLRSDYGNSAITVPHRKDLSYWGYFNMDELDPDVTMKMRMRYGNHYKVGWMYYNPKGETSIVDKNSYDIIADSKFYAGFDNLDLPWLSNTRLKMYVGHYRATFGEGLVMENTDFYSARKTGYGFSKRILGITPDLSRTQEFALRGTALEVTNPYFAVSAWVSQDKKDAVVYLDPDGNTMQVNGKDKVFSYVVPSIRFDNDDLREAEAWFNSELQSGTTYATPYINLGYRKDALLEKLWGVHAQVSPFIGTKLGFTTYTALYEDAHFVVPDWNDLKMLLVRDSYYYPKFKMMDAEIAGMYSTLTDSYERDYRRVIGFDAQTVIGNVSLQGEYAELSVTGDDLRLGDDPKAFVASAYTQYNNLYFLTLIRHMDLDFDNPYSNSFSEHERLNDTILEKNVYALTNPTLADIYLNQPQSQPESGIYFETRYKFDRYFTIGRSYLDIWERLADGRRTARLQTELEFRPLFQLALRLRYKNQVNRYQDYADRGVSKTDEYTLSVRTFLSNRDFLEFEYRYNTVLSPPYTSLTNPAVPGNNSMAAAMTLMTGDYIGVNYTHNFNANLKIQGSFIYWFGHGISHWDWEDMEIDFMGDKGTKAWIALHSRISQNMYLSMKFRNKTYQTQELSIRQYNVPVPGENLYQRVDHKENTIRLSLEYRY, from the coding sequence ATGAAAAAGTTACTTGTCTTGCTCTTTGTCCTGCTTTGTCTGGGACAAATAGCCGCCAAAGTGGATCTGAACACCGCCACCCTCAGCGAACTGCTGCAGCTGCCGCTCACGGAAAGACAGGCGCGGGACATCCTGGAATACAGGACCCACATCGCCATTTTCGGTAGCATCTACGACCTGCGGCAGATCCCTTCCATCGATCAGCGGACGCTTTTGAGCATTCGCGACCTGGTGGTGGTTTCGCTGTATGTGGAGGAAGACGCGGTGGCGGCCAGGCGCGAGGAGATCCGCGACCTGCTGGAACGATTGGACAGCAACGAAGGAGCCTCAGAAGGCATGGCGGACGTTTGGGAGGATTATCTGATGACCCCCCACAATGTCAACCGGATGCTTTTTGACGACTTCATCAGCCTGCCCAACGTTTCCGCGATCGATGCCGTGGGTATCCTCAAACGGGTGGCCAAAGGGGACACGATCGCGGACATGCGCGACCTGCGCAACACGGTCGGCCTCTCCTATTACGGCTACACCAACCTCCGCAGCTACGTTTACTACAGGGAACCCCCGGTTTCGGACCGGATCATGTGGGACGCCAAATTGCAGTATTACACCCGCTATTGGGAGGAGGGGCAGCACGACATGTTCCGCGAATCCTTCCTGCGCAGCGATTACGGCAATTCCGCTATAACGGTCCCGCACCGCAAGGATCTTTCCTACTGGGGCTATTTCAACATGGACGAGCTGGACCCGGACGTGACGATGAAGATGCGCATGCGCTACGGCAACCACTACAAGGTCGGCTGGATGTATTACAATCCCAAGGGCGAGACCTCCATTGTCGACAAGAATTCCTACGACATCATCGCCGATTCCAAGTTTTACGCCGGCTTTGACAACCTGGACCTGCCCTGGCTCAGCAACACCCGGCTGAAGATGTATGTGGGCCATTACCGCGCCACCTTCGGCGAGGGGCTGGTGATGGAAAACACGGATTTCTACAGCGCCCGCAAGACCGGCTACGGCTTCAGCAAACGCATCCTGGGCATCACGCCGGATCTCTCCCGCACCCAGGAATTCGCCCTGCGGGGAACCGCCCTTGAGGTAACCAATCCCTATTTCGCCGTATCCGCCTGGGTCTCCCAGGATAAAAAGGACGCCGTCGTCTATCTGGATCCCGATGGGAACACCATGCAGGTCAACGGCAAAGACAAGGTGTTCAGCTATGTCGTGCCCAGCATCCGCTTCGACAACGATGACCTGCGTGAAGCCGAAGCCTGGTTCAATTCCGAACTGCAGAGCGGCACCACCTATGCCACGCCCTATATAAATCTGGGCTACCGCAAGGACGCCCTGCTGGAAAAGCTTTGGGGCGTGCACGCGCAGGTTAGTCCCTTCATCGGCACCAAGCTTGGCTTCACCACCTACACCGCCCTCTATGAGGACGCCCATTTCGTGGTGCCGGATTGGAACGACCTGAAGATGCTGCTGGTGCGTGATTCCTATTATTATCCGAAGTTCAAGATGATGGATGCCGAGATCGCTGGCATGTACAGCACCCTCACAGACAGCTATGAAAGGGACTACCGCAGGGTGATCGGCTTCGACGCCCAAACCGTGATTGGCAACGTGTCGCTGCAGGGTGAATACGCCGAATTGAGCGTGACCGGCGACGACCTCAGGCTGGGCGACGATCCCAAGGCTTTTGTGGCCAGCGCCTACACCCAGTATAACAATCTCTATTTCCTCACCCTGATCCGGCACATGGATCTGGATTTCGACAATCCCTACAGCAATTCCTTTTCTGAGCACGAACGCCTCAACGACACCATCCTGGAGAAGAACGTCTACGCTCTCACCAATCCCACTCTGGCGGACATCTATCTGAACCAGCCCCAATCCCAGCCGGAAAGCGGCATCTACTTCGAGACCCGCTACAAATTCGACCGCTATTTCACCATCGGCCGGAGCTATCTGGATATTTGGGAAAGGCTGGCCGACGGCAGGCGGACAGCCAGGCTGCAAACGGAACTCGAATTCCGCCCCCTGTTCCAGCTCGCCCTGCGCCTGCGCTACAAGAACCAGGTTAACCGCTATCAGGACTATGCCGACCGCGGAGTTTCCAAAACCGACGAATACACCCTCAGCGTCCGCACCTTCCTCTCCAACCGCGATTTCCTGGAATTCGAATACCGCTACAACACGGTGCTCAGCCCGCCCTATACCTCGCTCACCAATCCAGCCGTGCCGGGCAACAACTCCATGGCCGCCGCCATGACCCTCATGACCGGCGACTACATCGGAGTCAACTACACCCACAATTTCAATGCCAACCTCAAGATTCAGGGCTCCTTCATCTACTGGTTCGGCCATGGCATCTCGCATTGGGATTGGGAGGACATGGAGATCGACTTCATGGGCGACAAGGGCACCAAGGCCTGGATCGCCCTGCACTCGCGCATCTCCCAAAACATGTATCTTTCCATGAAATTCAGAAATAAAACCTACCAGACTCAGGAACTCAGCATCCGCCAATACAACGTTCCCGTGCCCGGTGAAAACCTTTACCAACGGGTGGACCACAAGGAAAACACCATCCGGCTCAGCCTTGAATACCGCTACTAA